One Streptomyces sp. R28 DNA window includes the following coding sequences:
- a CDS encoding arginase family protein, which translates to MRKPAIIEAPSVLGLRPSGVQDLPEALFDAGLLVGLDAVRVGRVEPSAYEPTRDAGTGILNPHGIAEYSVRLADAVGGALDAGRFPVVLGGDCSILLGNLLALRRRGRHGLLFLDGHTDFYQPSAEPTGEAASMELALATSRGPRLLTDLEGRGPLLRDEDVVAFGFRDAAESAEAGMQPLPPHLHAIDLDGVRATGARTAARQAIDRLTDSTGTRAGFWVHLDVDILDDALMPAVDYRQPGGLTWEDLEDVLHTALSDTGAVGLDVTIFNPRLDPDGAIAARLAECLRRGLAARTDHLRD; encoded by the coding sequence ATGCGGAAACCGGCGATCATCGAGGCACCGTCCGTGCTGGGGCTGCGGCCGTCAGGGGTCCAGGACCTGCCGGAGGCCCTGTTCGACGCCGGTCTGCTGGTCGGTCTCGATGCGGTACGGGTGGGCCGGGTCGAACCATCGGCGTACGAGCCGACGCGGGACGCCGGCACCGGGATCCTCAACCCCCACGGCATCGCGGAGTACTCCGTCCGGCTGGCCGACGCGGTCGGCGGCGCACTCGACGCCGGGCGTTTTCCCGTCGTCCTCGGCGGAGACTGCAGCATCCTGCTCGGCAACCTGCTCGCCCTGCGCCGCCGTGGACGCCATGGACTGCTGTTCCTCGACGGCCACACCGACTTCTACCAGCCCTCGGCGGAGCCCACGGGTGAGGCGGCCTCGATGGAACTCGCTCTGGCCACGAGCCGCGGCCCCCGGCTGCTCACCGACCTCGAAGGCCGCGGACCACTGCTGCGGGACGAGGACGTCGTCGCCTTCGGCTTCCGCGACGCAGCCGAGTCGGCCGAGGCGGGGATGCAGCCGCTCCCACCCCACCTGCATGCGATCGACCTCGACGGCGTGCGCGCGACCGGTGCCAGGACGGCAGCGCGCCAGGCGATCGACCGGCTCACCGACAGCACCGGCACCCGCGCCGGGTTCTGGGTCCACCTCGACGTCGACATCCTGGACGACGCGCTCATGCCGGCCGTCGACTACCGCCAGCCGGGCGGGCTGACCTGGGAGGACCTGGAGGACGTACTGCATACGGCGCTGAGCGACACGGGAGCCGTAGGGCTAGACGTCACGATCTTCAACCCGCGCCTCGACCCGGACGGCGCCATCGCCGCTCGTCTCGCCGAGTGCCTGCGCCGGGGGTTGGCGGCAAGGACCGATCACCTGCGTGACTGA
- a CDS encoding dienelactone hydrolase family protein: MTAVQGTTVDLPTEDGTVDAYLAHPADGEPHPAVLLYMDAFGLRPRLTEMADRLAEAGYTVLVPNVFYRHGRAPVVELPEFIDPGARPEIFENIMPIMRALTPERAMRDAGAYLRWLADCPVAADGPVALTGYCMGARLSLLTAGTYPDRVAAAGGFHGGRLATQTPDSPHLVAGHITAELYFGHADQDPSLPVEQIERLETALTEAGVRHHCEVYPGAGHGFTQADTSAYNAEADERHWAALLDLLKRTF; encoded by the coding sequence ATGACCGCCGTACAGGGAACCACCGTCGACCTCCCCACCGAGGACGGCACCGTCGACGCCTATCTGGCCCATCCCGCTGACGGGGAACCTCATCCGGCGGTCCTGCTCTACATGGACGCCTTCGGTCTGCGGCCCCGGCTCACCGAGATGGCGGACCGCCTCGCCGAGGCCGGGTACACGGTGCTGGTGCCCAACGTGTTCTACCGTCACGGGCGCGCTCCGGTGGTCGAGTTGCCCGAGTTCATCGATCCCGGCGCCCGGCCGGAGATCTTCGAGAACATCATGCCGATCATGCGGGCGCTGACACCCGAACGCGCGATGCGGGACGCCGGCGCCTATCTGCGCTGGCTGGCCGACTGCCCCGTGGCGGCCGACGGCCCGGTGGCGCTGACCGGCTACTGCATGGGCGCGCGGCTCTCCCTGCTCACCGCCGGCACGTACCCGGACCGGGTCGCGGCGGCGGGCGGATTCCACGGCGGACGGCTCGCGACGCAGACGCCGGACAGCCCGCACCTGGTGGCCGGGCACATCACCGCCGAGCTGTACTTCGGCCATGCGGACCAGGACCCGTCCCTACCGGTCGAGCAGATCGAGCGCCTCGAGACCGCGCTCACCGAGGCGGGGGTCCGGCACCACTGCGAGGTCTACCCGGGGGCGGGACACGGGTTCACACAGGCCGACACCTCCGCGTACAACGCCGAGGCGGACGAACGGCACTGGGCGGCGCTGCTCGATCTGCTGAAGCGGACGTTCTGA
- a CDS encoding MFS transporter translates to MDGDRRGWRECWLSGAVFAVCMAGTTLPTPLYPLYQEKFGFSELTVTVVYAVYAFGVIGVLLLVGNASDAVGRRAVLLCGLGFAAASAVCFLCATGLGWLYAGRLLSGLSAGLFTGAATAYVMELAPHGGASRATFVATAANMGGLGCGPLLAGVLAQYAVWPLYLPFVVHLALVTGSAAVLLRLPETVRERSPLSTVRPQRPGLPAQVRAVFGPAAIASFVGFALFGVFTSVSPAFLAESLDVDNHAVSGLVVALAFFASTAGQLAVGRVGVGRSLPLGCAALLAGLALLAGALRWDLMALVVASALVGGGGQGLAFRGALATVAEASPADRRAAVISTLFVVAYAGISVPVIGVGVLTGPIGLEGAGLVFIACMAVLVSTAAVYLVRRPVPARA, encoded by the coding sequence ATGGACGGCGATCGTCGAGGGTGGCGCGAGTGCTGGCTCAGCGGGGCGGTGTTCGCCGTGTGCATGGCCGGCACCACACTGCCGACCCCCCTCTACCCCCTCTACCAGGAGAAGTTCGGGTTCTCCGAGCTGACGGTGACCGTCGTGTACGCCGTGTACGCCTTCGGGGTCATCGGCGTGCTGCTGCTGGTGGGCAACGCCTCGGACGCGGTGGGAAGGCGTGCGGTCCTGCTGTGCGGTCTGGGGTTCGCGGCCGCGAGTGCCGTCTGCTTTCTGTGCGCGACCGGGCTGGGCTGGCTCTACGCGGGGCGGTTGCTGTCGGGGCTGTCCGCGGGTCTGTTCACCGGCGCCGCCACGGCTTACGTGATGGAGTTGGCGCCTCATGGCGGCGCATCGAGGGCCACCTTCGTGGCCACGGCGGCCAACATGGGGGGACTGGGCTGCGGTCCGTTGCTGGCCGGGGTGCTCGCCCAGTACGCCGTCTGGCCGCTGTACCTGCCGTTCGTCGTGCACCTCGCACTGGTGACCGGCTCGGCCGCCGTCCTGCTGCGACTTCCGGAGACGGTACGGGAGCGGTCGCCGCTGAGCACCGTACGGCCGCAGCGGCCCGGACTGCCCGCGCAGGTGCGGGCGGTGTTCGGGCCCGCGGCGATCGCCTCGTTCGTGGGGTTCGCGCTGTTCGGGGTGTTCACGTCGGTCAGCCCGGCGTTCCTCGCGGAGTCCCTCGACGTGGACAACCACGCCGTGAGCGGGCTCGTCGTGGCGCTGGCCTTCTTCGCCTCGACCGCCGGGCAACTCGCCGTCGGCCGGGTCGGGGTGGGGCGATCGCTGCCGCTGGGCTGCGCCGCACTCCTCGCCGGGCTCGCGCTGCTCGCGGGGGCGCTGCGGTGGGACCTGATGGCACTGGTGGTGGCGAGTGCGCTCGTCGGTGGGGGCGGGCAGGGGCTGGCGTTTCGTGGGGCGCTGGCCACGGTGGCCGAGGCATCTCCGGCAGACCGGCGCGCAGCGGTCATCTCGACGCTGTTCGTGGTGGCGTACGCGGGCATCTCGGTCCCGGTCATCGGCGTGGGGGTACTGACGGGCCCGATCGGTCTGGAGGGCGCGGGACTCGTGTTCATCGCCTGCATGGCCGTCCTCGTCTCGACCGCAGCCGTCTATCTGGTACGGCGGCCGGTACCGGCGAGGGCATGA
- a CDS encoding AbfB domain-containing protein, with product MPPRRLSLRPLHGFAVEARARLGRRLGRVLPVGERPDPTRYPRHHDHNLRLDAIDGTIAFDQDATFHRTAGLADPAWSSLRSYTFPDRHVLHSDHGLRVDPISMEAERANATFCVGH from the coding sequence GTGCCGCCTCGACGCCTATCCCTTCGACCCCTACACGGATTCGCTGTGGAAGCTCGTGCCCGGCTTGGCCGACGGCTCGGGCGTGTCCTTCCAGTCGGCGAACGACCCGACCCGACCCGCTATCCGCGGCACCACGACCACAACCTGCGGCTGGACGCGATCGACGGCACCATCGCGTTCGACCAGGACGCCACGTTCCACCGGACGGCCGGACTGGCCGATCCCGCGTGGTCGTCGCTCCGTTCGTACACCTTCCCGGACCGCCACGTTCTGCACTCCGACCACGGCCTGCGCGTCGACCCGATCTCCATGGAGGCGGAGCGCGCGAACGCCACGTTCTGCGTCGGTCACTGA
- a CDS encoding L-threonylcarbamoyladenylate synthase, giving the protein MAKYFDVHPDNPQPRTITQVADSVRSGALIAYPTDSCYALGCRLGSRDGIDRIRTIRRLDDRHHFTLVCQDFAQLGQFVLVDKDVFRAIKASTPGSYTFILPATKEVPRMLQHPKKKTVGVRIPAHVVTQALLAELGEPLLSSTLLLPDEDEPMTQGWEIKDRLDHVLDAVVDSGDCGTEPTTVIDFSGGEAEIVRKGAGDTSRFE; this is encoded by the coding sequence ATGGCGAAGTACTTCGACGTGCACCCCGACAACCCCCAGCCGCGCACCATCACCCAGGTCGCCGACAGCGTCCGCTCCGGTGCGCTCATCGCGTATCCGACGGACTCCTGTTATGCGCTGGGCTGCCGACTGGGCAGCCGCGACGGCATCGACCGGATCCGGACCATTCGCCGACTGGACGACCGGCACCATTTCACCCTCGTCTGCCAGGACTTCGCGCAGCTCGGCCAGTTCGTGCTGGTCGACAAGGACGTGTTCCGCGCGATCAAGGCCTCCACGCCCGGCAGCTACACCTTCATCCTGCCCGCGACGAAGGAGGTGCCGCGCATGCTCCAGCATCCGAAGAAGAAGACGGTCGGCGTGCGCATCCCCGCCCACGTCGTCACCCAGGCGCTGCTCGCCGAGCTCGGGGAGCCGCTGTTGTCCAGCACGCTGCTGCTGCCCGACGAGGACGAGCCGATGACCCAGGGCTGGGAGATCAAGGACCGGCTGGACCATGTGCTGGACGCGGTGGTCGACTCCGGGGACTGCGGCACCGAGCCGACGACGGTGATCGACTTCTCGGGCGGCGAGGCCGAGATCGTACGCAAGGGAGCGGGCGACACGTCCCGGTTCGAGTGA
- the rox gene encoding rifampin monooxygenase, giving the protein MGVLVNDGINGIDVIVVGAGPTGLMLAGELRLHGVNVLVLEKEAEPAAFVRALGLHVRSIEVMDQRGLLEQFLANGKQYRVGGFFAAIDVPWPERMDTAHGYVLGIPQTTTDRLLAERAVELGAEIRRGCELAGLSQDEDGVTAELADGTRLRSRYLVGCDGGRSTVRKLLGVGFPGEATRVETLLGAMEVGVPPETVTAVVTEVRKTQKLFGLGPMGDGVYRVVVPAEGVSEDRSVAPTLEEFRKQLRAVAGTDFGVHSPRWLSRFGDATRQAERYRVGRVLLAGDAAHIHPPTGGQGLNIGIQDAFNLGWKLVAEVRGWAPEGLLDSYHTERHPVAADVLHNTRAQMELLSTEPGPQALRRLLSQLMEFEDVNRYLIEKITAIGVRYDFGDGHELLGRRLRDITLKRGRLYELMRGGRGLLLDQTGRLSVEGWADRVDHVVDVSEELDLPAVLLRPDGHVAWVGEDQQDLLSGLPKWFGAPVG; this is encoded by the coding sequence ATGGGGGTTCTCGTGAACGACGGGATCAACGGGATCGACGTGATCGTGGTCGGCGCCGGCCCGACCGGCTTGATGCTGGCCGGTGAGCTGCGGCTGCACGGCGTGAACGTGCTCGTGCTGGAGAAGGAGGCGGAGCCGGCCGCGTTCGTTCGCGCGCTCGGCCTGCATGTGCGCAGCATCGAGGTGATGGACCAGCGCGGACTGCTGGAGCAGTTCCTCGCGAACGGAAAGCAGTACAGGGTCGGCGGCTTCTTCGCCGCCATCGACGTGCCGTGGCCCGAACGGATGGACACCGCACACGGCTACGTCCTCGGCATCCCGCAGACCACCACCGATCGCCTCCTGGCCGAGCGCGCCGTCGAACTCGGCGCCGAGATCCGGCGCGGCTGCGAGCTGGCCGGGCTGAGCCAGGACGAGGACGGGGTGACCGCCGAACTGGCCGACGGCACGCGGCTGCGCTCGCGCTACCTCGTCGGCTGCGACGGCGGCCGCAGCACGGTGCGCAAGCTGCTCGGTGTCGGCTTCCCCGGTGAGGCCACCAGGGTCGAGACGCTGCTGGGAGCGATGGAGGTGGGCGTGCCGCCGGAGACCGTGACCGCCGTGGTGACCGAAGTCCGCAAGACGCAGAAGCTGTTCGGCCTCGGACCTATGGGAGACGGGGTGTACCGCGTCGTCGTGCCCGCCGAGGGGGTGAGCGAGGACCGCTCGGTCGCGCCGACCCTCGAGGAGTTCAGGAAACAGCTCCGGGCGGTCGCCGGTACGGACTTCGGCGTGCACTCACCGCGCTGGCTCTCCCGCTTCGGCGATGCCACCCGGCAGGCCGAGCGCTACCGGGTCGGCCGGGTGCTGCTGGCCGGCGACGCGGCGCACATCCACCCGCCGACCGGCGGACAGGGGCTCAACATCGGCATCCAGGACGCGTTCAACCTCGGCTGGAAACTGGTCGCCGAGGTGCGCGGCTGGGCACCGGAGGGGCTGCTGGACAGCTACCACACCGAACGGCACCCGGTGGCCGCCGACGTCCTGCACAACACCCGCGCCCAGATGGAGCTGCTGTCCACCGAGCCGGGGCCGCAGGCACTGCGCCGGCTGCTGTCGCAGCTGATGGAGTTCGAGGACGTGAACCGGTACCTGATCGAGAAGATCACCGCGATCGGAGTCCGCTACGACTTCGGCGACGGCCATGAACTGCTCGGCCGGCGCTTGCGGGACATCACGCTGAAGCGCGGTCGCCTCTACGAGCTGATGCGCGGCGGCCGTGGGCTGCTGCTCGACCAGACCGGCCGGCTGTCGGTGGAGGGCTGGGCGGATCGCGTCGACCACGTCGTCGACGTCAGTGAGGAACTGGACCTGCCCGCGGTACTCCTGCGGCCGGACGGCCACGTGGCGTGGGTCGGGGAAGACCAGCAGGACCTGCTCAGCGGGCTGCCGAAGTGGTTCGGCGCTCCCGTCGGCTGA
- a CDS encoding DUF899 domain-containing protein: MTTKANLPEVVSREEWLAARKELLAGEKELTRARDRVNAERRRLPMVRIDKPYAFEGPDGQVSLLDLFEGRPQLVMHHFMWTYDIDADGTEQPRDTGCSSCSTAADQIPATLRQLHVRNTTLVAVTRAPYTKLAAFRERMGWTFPWYSSAGSDFNYDFHATVDDRVAPVQVNHRSEAELAEAGRPWSERMRGDYPGISAFLRAGDEVFHTYSTFGRGIEQFHYGIPYLDLTALGRQEPWEEPKGRATSLGLHVGGPALRLPDEYGV, from the coding sequence ATGACGACGAAGGCGAACCTGCCCGAGGTGGTGTCCCGCGAGGAGTGGCTTGCCGCGCGCAAGGAGTTGTTGGCCGGGGAGAAGGAGCTGACCCGGGCACGCGACCGGGTCAACGCCGAGCGGCGACGGCTGCCGATGGTCCGCATCGACAAGCCGTACGCCTTCGAAGGCCCCGACGGTCAGGTGAGCCTGCTCGACCTTTTCGAGGGTCGGCCCCAACTGGTCATGCACCACTTCATGTGGACCTACGACATCGACGCCGACGGCACCGAGCAGCCCCGCGACACCGGCTGTTCCAGCTGCTCGACCGCGGCCGACCAGATCCCGGCCACGCTGCGGCAGTTGCACGTACGCAACACGACGCTGGTCGCCGTGACACGGGCGCCGTACACGAAGCTCGCCGCGTTCCGCGAGCGGATGGGATGGACCTTCCCCTGGTACTCCTCGGCCGGCAGCGACTTCAACTACGACTTCCACGCCACCGTCGACGACCGGGTCGCGCCGGTCCAGGTCAACCACCGCAGCGAGGCCGAGCTCGCCGAGGCGGGGCGGCCGTGGTCGGAGCGGATGCGGGGCGACTATCCGGGCATCAGCGCGTTCCTGCGTGCCGGGGACGAGGTCTTCCACACCTACTCGACGTTCGGCCGTGGCATCGAACAGTTCCACTACGGCATCCCCTACCTCGACCTCACCGCACTCGGCCGCCAGGAGCCGTGGGAGGAGCCCAAGGGACGCGCGACCTCACTCGGCCTGCATGTCGGCGGCCCCGCGCTGCGCCTCCCCGACGAATACGGCGTCTGA
- a CDS encoding MFS transporter, which translates to MPVGLIALALGGFGIGLTEFLIAGLLPQVASSFAVSEAAAGRLISGYALSVAIGAVALTAATARLPRKPVLVGLVALFVIGNLLSAVAPSYQVMLLGRIVAALCHGSFFGIGSLVARSLVAPEKKSRAVAVMFAGLTVANVLGVPFGAWVGERWGWRAAFWAVTAIGVLALAAIAALVPGRAQPPTAATSSSRPAPPIGLRAQFRAFRSWQVWLTLTATALSYGGMFGAFSYIAYTFTEVGGFSPSDVSWLLMVYGVGLVVGNLIGGRAADRDRDRALVLALLGLTITLVVFGLLADSAVASVILVFLMGLFGFAGVPGMITRVTDYAHGAALPAGANVSASNLGNALGAWLGGVAITEGLGYTAPLYVGAGIVLASVTVMAVAAHLAGSPAHR; encoded by the coding sequence ATACCCGTCGGACTGATCGCGCTGGCACTGGGCGGGTTCGGCATCGGGCTGACCGAGTTCCTGATCGCCGGGCTGTTGCCGCAGGTGGCGTCCAGTTTCGCCGTGTCCGAGGCGGCAGCGGGCCGGCTGATCTCCGGGTACGCGCTGAGTGTCGCGATCGGCGCCGTCGCGCTGACCGCGGCGACGGCACGACTGCCCCGCAAGCCCGTCCTGGTCGGCCTGGTGGCGCTGTTCGTCATCGGCAACCTGCTGTCGGCCGTCGCACCGAGCTATCAGGTCATGCTGCTCGGCCGGATCGTCGCGGCGTTGTGCCACGGCTCGTTCTTCGGCATCGGCTCGCTGGTCGCCCGCAGTCTGGTCGCGCCGGAGAAGAAGTCCCGCGCGGTGGCCGTCATGTTCGCCGGCCTGACGGTCGCGAACGTGCTGGGCGTGCCGTTCGGCGCGTGGGTGGGTGAGCGTTGGGGCTGGCGGGCGGCCTTCTGGGCGGTCACCGCGATCGGCGTACTGGCGCTGGCAGCAATCGCCGCCCTCGTCCCCGGCCGAGCACAGCCGCCGACAGCGGCGACGAGCAGCTCACGTCCCGCACCGCCCATCGGCCTGCGGGCCCAGTTCCGTGCGTTCCGGTCCTGGCAGGTCTGGCTGACGCTGACGGCCACGGCGTTGAGCTACGGCGGCATGTTCGGTGCGTTCAGCTACATCGCCTACACGTTCACCGAGGTCGGCGGTTTCTCGCCGTCGGACGTCTCCTGGTTGCTGATGGTGTACGGCGTCGGCCTGGTCGTCGGGAACCTGATCGGCGGGCGAGCAGCCGACCGCGACCGTGACCGCGCCCTGGTCCTGGCCCTGCTCGGACTGACCATCACCCTGGTCGTGTTCGGCCTGCTGGCCGACAGCGCCGTCGCGTCGGTGATTCTGGTGTTCCTGATGGGTCTCTTCGGCTTCGCCGGCGTGCCCGGCATGATCACCCGCGTCACCGACTACGCCCACGGAGCGGCGCTGCCCGCCGGCGCCAACGTGTCCGCGTCCAACCTCGGCAACGCCCTCGGCGCCTGGCTCGGGGGCGTGGCCATCACGGAGGGTCTCGGCTACACGGCGCCGCTGTACGTCGGTGCCGGTATTGTCCTGGCTTCCGTCACCGTGATGGCTGTGGCCGCACACCTGGCCGGATCACCGGCACACCGGTAA
- a CDS encoding LacI family DNA-binding transcriptional regulator gives MAGNYPVSAETRQRVMAAVDSLHYVVNVHAKALSGRVAGPIALVMRDITGPSLAHVAAGVEEEAGSRGRLSLVCSTKGDIKREDDLVQLMREQHAAAVVLVGGTMTDDAYYRRMARYAKALDSAGSRLVLCGRPPLPAGVPATVVDYDNRGGAFQAAAHLLTAGHRRVLFLGGAAGFSSAEERHLGYMDALRAHGAPYIEELDTTGDYTRKSGYLRTREALRTGVEFTAVFAGSDVVGLGALAALREAGLRVPRDVSLVGFDDVPFAADLTPALTTVRVPYEELGRTAVRLALEREVGFASDNHVVLSTQLVIRDSVRTAG, from the coding sequence CTGGCGGGCAACTACCCGGTGTCCGCGGAAACCAGGCAGCGGGTCATGGCCGCCGTCGACTCCCTCCACTACGTCGTGAACGTCCACGCCAAGGCGCTCTCCGGACGTGTCGCCGGCCCCATCGCCCTCGTCATGCGCGACATCACCGGACCCTCCCTCGCCCACGTGGCTGCGGGAGTGGAAGAGGAGGCCGGCAGCCGAGGACGTCTCAGCCTGGTCTGCTCCACCAAAGGTGACATCAAGCGGGAGGACGACCTCGTCCAGCTCATGCGGGAACAGCACGCGGCGGCGGTCGTCCTCGTCGGCGGCACCATGACGGACGACGCCTACTACCGCCGTATGGCCCGCTACGCCAAGGCGCTGGACTCCGCGGGATCCCGGCTGGTGCTGTGCGGCCGGCCGCCGCTGCCGGCGGGTGTGCCGGCCACGGTCGTGGACTACGACAACCGAGGCGGCGCCTTCCAGGCCGCCGCGCACCTGCTGACGGCCGGCCACCGGCGCGTCCTCTTCCTCGGCGGGGCTGCCGGCTTCAGCAGCGCGGAGGAGCGCCACCTCGGCTACATGGACGCCCTGCGCGCCCATGGCGCGCCGTACATCGAGGAGTTGGACACCACCGGGGACTACACCAGGAAGTCGGGCTACCTGCGCACACGGGAAGCGCTGCGCACGGGAGTCGAGTTCACGGCGGTCTTCGCAGGGTCCGACGTGGTCGGACTGGGGGCCCTGGCCGCCCTGCGCGAGGCCGGTCTGCGTGTGCCACGCGACGTCTCCCTGGTCGGCTTCGACGACGTCCCCTTCGCCGCCGACCTGACTCCGGCCCTCACCACGGTCCGGGTCCCGTACGAGGAGCTGGGCCGCACCGCCGTACGCCTCGCCCTGGAACGAGAGGTCGGTTTCGCCTCCGACAACCACGTCGTGTTGAGCACGCAGCTCGTGATCCGGGATTCGGTGCGTACCGCGGGCTGA
- a CDS encoding HAD-IA family hydrolase codes for MTSEPGRPGRMKYVLFDVDGTLIDAVSNQRRVWATWAERYGLDAEEVYQVALRTRPMETFSQVAADHDPRECLATLHELEDDDVRSGVYAAFDGASELLHGLPPGSWALVTSNYEHRVRGRFLRTGLPVPDVIVDAAAVEEGKPSPVPYARAAARLAAEPGDCLVIEDAPSGVQSGLRAGMTVWGVNAAFAVEGVHRHFVTLREAVPHILAFVSGSYGDAAA; via the coding sequence GTGACCAGTGAACCGGGCCGGCCAGGCCGTATGAAGTACGTACTGTTCGATGTCGACGGCACGTTGATCGACGCGGTGAGCAACCAGCGCCGGGTCTGGGCAACCTGGGCGGAGCGGTACGGGCTGGATGCGGAGGAGGTCTACCAGGTAGCCCTGCGGACGCGGCCGATGGAGACGTTCAGCCAAGTCGCTGCGGACCACGATCCGCGCGAGTGCCTGGCCACGCTGCACGAGCTGGAGGACGACGACGTCCGGTCCGGCGTCTACGCGGCTTTCGACGGCGCCTCGGAGCTGCTGCACGGCCTGCCACCGGGGTCCTGGGCGCTCGTGACGTCGAACTACGAGCACCGGGTGCGCGGCCGGTTCCTGCGGACGGGCCTGCCGGTGCCGGACGTGATCGTGGACGCGGCCGCGGTCGAGGAGGGCAAGCCGTCTCCCGTGCCGTATGCGCGGGCCGCCGCGCGGCTGGCTGCCGAGCCGGGAGACTGCCTGGTCATCGAGGACGCCCCCTCGGGTGTGCAGTCCGGGCTGCGCGCGGGGATGACGGTGTGGGGCGTGAACGCCGCGTTCGCGGTGGAGGGCGTGCATCGCCACTTCGTCACGCTCCGCGAGGCGGTCCCGCACATCCTGGCCTTCGTGTCCGGGTCTTACGGGGATGCCGCGGCTTGA